In a single window of the Caproicibacterium sp. BJN0003 genome:
- a CDS encoding MBL fold metallo-hydrolase RNA specificity domain-containing protein, translating to MKLNFYGADKEVTGSCHCLTVGDKTILIDCGLQQGADVTDNAKLPFAANKVDYVLVTHAHIDHSGRLPLLVKQGFQGKICATGKTCELLSIMLRDSAHIQEMDAEYESRKGKRAGKAPVEPLYTVKDAEDTLKYLTPYSYDEMIDLCEGVKIRFVDAGHLLGSSSIEVWATENNITKKIVFSGDIGNINIPIIKNPTYITEADYVIMESTYGDREHEHIDDYTKAFADIIDNTLSNHGNVVIPSFAVGRTQELLYAIREIKERHLTPKNPNFPVYVDSPLATEATKIYSGDLHGYADEETAKLIDQGFEPISFPNLNMTESVEESKALNTDGVPKVILSSSGMCEAGRIRHHLKHNLWRPECSIIFVGFQANGTLGRILLDGIDSVKLFGEQIAVKAHIFNFRMLSGHADHTGLLRWIKAYQPTPKKVFVVHGEQKCCEGFTEELKHYGFDAYAPNFNACYDLLSDRILDYGMEAQVLHPKKVALSGKQPSPIYARLVAAQHRLEDVIRHNEGGANKDLTRFTNELIKLCEKWDR from the coding sequence ATGAAGTTGAATTTTTACGGTGCTGATAAAGAGGTAACAGGCAGCTGTCATTGCCTTACAGTGGGGGACAAGACCATTTTGATTGACTGCGGACTGCAGCAGGGAGCCGATGTAACAGATAATGCAAAATTGCCGTTTGCTGCAAATAAAGTAGATTATGTTCTTGTTACCCATGCCCATATTGATCATTCAGGCCGACTGCCGCTTTTGGTTAAGCAGGGCTTTCAAGGGAAAATTTGTGCAACGGGGAAAACGTGTGAGCTCCTTTCTATCATGCTGCGAGATAGTGCGCATATTCAGGAAATGGATGCGGAATATGAATCCCGTAAAGGAAAACGTGCAGGTAAAGCCCCTGTGGAGCCGCTTTATACCGTAAAGGATGCAGAAGATACCCTAAAGTATCTTACTCCGTATTCGTACGATGAGATGATTGATCTCTGTGAAGGAGTAAAAATTCGTTTTGTAGATGCAGGACATCTTTTAGGCAGTTCCAGCATTGAAGTTTGGGCTACGGAAAATAATATCACAAAAAAGATTGTATTTTCAGGTGATATTGGGAACATCAATATTCCAATTATTAAAAATCCAACCTACATTACCGAAGCAGATTATGTGATTATGGAATCCACTTATGGAGATCGGGAACATGAGCATATAGATGATTATACCAAGGCTTTTGCCGATATTATTGATAATACTCTGTCAAATCACGGGAATGTAGTGATTCCATCCTTTGCGGTAGGACGTACGCAGGAGCTGCTTTATGCGATACGGGAGATCAAAGAACGTCATCTGACGCCTAAAAATCCAAATTTTCCGGTTTATGTGGATTCTCCTCTTGCAACTGAAGCCACCAAAATATATAGCGGAGATCTCCACGGTTATGCAGATGAGGAGACTGCCAAATTAATTGATCAGGGCTTTGAACCGATTTCTTTTCCAAACCTGAATATGACAGAAAGTGTGGAGGAATCCAAAGCACTCAATACGGACGGCGTTCCAAAAGTAATTCTTTCTTCGAGCGGTATGTGTGAAGCAGGAAGAATTCGCCATCATTTAAAGCACAATCTCTGGCGGCCGGAGTGTTCCATTATCTTTGTTGGGTTTCAGGCGAACGGAACCCTTGGAAGAATCCTTTTGGACGGAATTGATTCTGTAAAACTATTTGGTGAACAGATTGCGGTGAAAGCGCATATCTTTAATTTTCGGATGCTGTCAGGACATGCAGATCATACTGGACTTTTACGTTGGATTAAAGCTTATCAACCGACGCCTAAAAAGGTCTTTGTTGTTCATGGAGAGCAGAAATGCTGTGAAGGATTTACGGAAGAACTGAAGCATTATGGATTCGATGCCTATGCGCCAAATTTTAATGCCTGCTATGATTTGCTTTCGGATCGTATATTGGATTACGGAATGGAAGCGCAAGTTCTGCATCCCAAAAAGGTGGCACTTTCCGGCAAACAACCTTCTCCTATTTATGCGCGGTTGGTGGCGGCTCAGCATCGCCTGGAAGACGTCATTCGGCATAATGAGGGAGGGGCCAATAAAGATTTGACTCGGTTTACAAATGAACTCATAAAACTTTGTGAAAAGTGGGATCGCTGA
- the mscL gene encoding large-conductance mechanosensitive channel protein MscL, with product MKKFIQEFKEFSMRGNVMDMAVGVVMGTAFSAIVTSLVKDIIMPLIGLLTGGLDFSNLSVTLLGKAVLTYGSFIQSVFNFLMISLSIFLMVKFANKVSSLRQKQNEQKEKVLEPSKEELLLTEIRDLLKSQSEK from the coding sequence ATGAAAAAATTCATTCAGGAGTTTAAAGAATTCTCTATGCGCGGCAACGTCATGGATATGGCTGTCGGCGTTGTAATGGGCACTGCTTTCAGTGCAATTGTCACTTCCCTTGTAAAAGACATCATTATGCCCCTCATTGGACTTTTAACCGGAGGCCTTGATTTTTCCAATCTTTCTGTCACCTTACTTGGAAAAGCCGTACTGACTTATGGTTCTTTTATTCAGAGTGTCTTTAACTTTTTGATGATTTCTCTTTCGATTTTCCTAATGGTGAAATTCGCAAACAAGGTTAGCAGTCTTCGTCAGAAACAAAATGAGCAAAAAGAAAAAGTTTTAGAACCTTCAAAAGAAGAACTGCTTTTAACCGAAATTCGTGATCTATTAAAAAGCCAATCAGAAAAATAA
- a CDS encoding 2-hydroxyglutaryl-CoA dehydratase — translation MAELKYTDTGRLLFTKEMKKDYTLLCPMMLPIHFSLFIDVFRNCGYKVELLQNDGPAIVQEGLKYVHNDTCYPALLVIGQFIDALHSGKYDLDHTALIITQTGGGCRASNYIHLLRKALHKAGMDQIPVVSLNLSRLESNPGFSITLSMLRKVIAAIAYGDALMALRNQIKPYETHVGDSEALVKDWVDELCSQFKRGKGLGLKAEKENLLKIVHDFAKIPTQAVQKIRVGIVGEIYVKYAAFANNHLEDFLFDQGCEVNVPGLLNFAIFKVDNRLEDIKLYGGNPFKFGAVSVLFDYLTKMQNILTEAFQSEPKFEVPTPYAKVKELTNGVIGYGDKMGEGWLLTGEMLELCETGYENIVCAQPFGCLPNHICGKGMIHRIKTLRPESNIVPIDYDPSATMVNQENRIKLMLAVARENLQKKAVQSDKKD, via the coding sequence ATGGCAGAACTGAAATATACTGATACCGGACGTTTGCTCTTTACAAAAGAGATGAAAAAAGATTATACCCTTCTTTGTCCGATGATGCTTCCCATTCATTTTTCTCTTTTCATAGATGTTTTCCGCAACTGTGGATATAAGGTGGAATTGCTGCAAAATGACGGGCCTGCGATTGTCCAGGAAGGGCTCAAATACGTTCACAACGATACCTGTTACCCGGCACTTCTTGTAATCGGACAATTTATAGACGCTCTTCACTCTGGAAAATATGATCTCGATCACACCGCCCTGATCATTACTCAGACCGGCGGCGGCTGCCGTGCAAGCAATTATATTCACTTGCTGCGCAAAGCGCTTCATAAAGCTGGGATGGATCAGATCCCAGTCGTGAGCTTAAACCTTTCCCGTTTGGAATCCAATCCCGGTTTTTCCATTACTCTGAGTATGCTGCGAAAAGTAATCGCTGCCATCGCCTATGGAGATGCTCTGATGGCACTACGCAACCAAATCAAGCCTTACGAAACACATGTTGGTGACAGTGAGGCGCTCGTAAAAGATTGGGTCGACGAACTTTGTTCCCAGTTTAAACGTGGGAAAGGATTAGGCTTAAAAGCAGAAAAAGAAAATCTGCTGAAAATTGTTCATGATTTTGCTAAAATTCCAACCCAGGCGGTCCAAAAAATTCGGGTCGGTATCGTTGGAGAAATCTACGTAAAATATGCAGCCTTTGCAAATAACCATCTCGAGGATTTTCTCTTTGATCAAGGCTGCGAAGTAAATGTTCCGGGTCTTTTGAATTTTGCAATTTTTAAGGTTGATAACCGTTTGGAAGACATCAAACTTTATGGAGGAAATCCATTTAAATTTGGCGCGGTCAGCGTTTTATTTGATTATCTCACGAAAATGCAGAATATTTTGACAGAGGCTTTTCAAAGCGAGCCAAAATTTGAAGTGCCCACCCCATATGCTAAAGTAAAAGAATTAACAAACGGCGTGATTGGTTATGGGGATAAGATGGGCGAAGGGTGGCTCTTGACCGGCGAAATGCTGGAACTCTGCGAAACAGGCTATGAAAATATCGTCTGCGCGCAGCCTTTCGGCTGTCTTCCCAATCATATCTGCGGAAAAGGAATGATTCACCGAATCAAAACCCTGCGGCCAGAAAGCAACATTGTCCCGATCGATTACGATCCTAGTGCAACCATGGTCAATCAAGAAAACCGTATCAAGTTAATGCTGGCGGTCGCTCGTGAAAACCTGCAGAAAAAAGCAGTGCAATCTGACAAAAAAGATTAA
- a CDS encoding acyl-CoA dehydratase activase-related protein has translation MKIGLDVGSTTIKCVVLDDQNKIIYQSYERHYSQITEKMTELLTKVRDTILKGSPAQLTVSGSAGMGISQTCNLPFVQEVYATRIATGKLLPKTDCIIELGGEDAKILFLTGGMEIRMNGSCAGGTGAFIDQMATLLNISLDEMDQLSAQYEKIYTIASRCGVFAKSDIQPLLNQGARKSDLCASIFAAVANQTIAGLAQGRPIAGNVLYLGGPLTFLSGLRRAFDTALRTTGTCPENSLYFVALGAAYSSEIETDLDTALKNIKQYGSSGNFRSIPPLFKDKEEYQEFLERHNSCKAPRGDLLTYDGPAFLGVDAGSTTIKAVLLGKDGEILDSTYQSNSGNPVPVVREYLLSLYQKKPDLKIVSSAVTGYGEELLKNAFGLDYGIVETIAHFTAAKCFMPDVDFVIDIGGQDMKCFKIRRGAIDNIFLNEACSSGCGSFLQTFANTLGYKIADFAKLGLFAKHPVDLGSRCTVFMNSQVKQAQKDGATTADISAGLSVSVVKNAIYKVIRAASAEELGRKIVVQGGTFLNDAVLRVFENELGVEVVRPDISGLMGAYGAAIYAIKKQKKSPHQTSLISLAELNDFKHEVKVTNCGMCSNHCRLTINIFGNNRRFIGGNRCERPITKKSGSDDLDLYAYKLKKLRSYAPVPGPRGKIGIPMGLNFYELLPFWHAFFTTLGFEVVLSPLSSRELYIRGQSTIPSDTVCFPAKLTHGHVLSLLDQGIDHIFYPCMSYNFDEKLGDNHYNCPVVAYYPEVINANTVALQGKTFIHDYVGIHRRHDFPKKMHKILEKYYSGITLQEVKKASDAAYDAYNAYLSDIREKGNEIIKEARKEKKPIIVLSGRPYHLDPEINHGIDKLIISLGAAVISEDVVSCLVKRFHTGVLNQWTYHARLYAAAKYVSSQKDMNLVQLVSFGCGVDAITTDEVRSILEANDKIYTQIKIDEITNLGAVKIRLRSLFAALDQ, from the coding sequence ATGAAAATTGGCCTCGATGTCGGCTCTACAACAATAAAATGCGTTGTTTTAGACGATCAAAATAAAATAATTTATCAATCCTACGAACGGCATTATTCCCAGATTACAGAAAAGATGACCGAGCTTCTTACAAAAGTAAGAGATACCATCTTAAAAGGAAGTCCAGCCCAACTCACCGTCTCCGGCTCTGCTGGAATGGGAATCTCACAAACCTGTAATCTTCCTTTCGTACAGGAGGTCTATGCCACCCGTATTGCCACTGGAAAGCTTCTTCCAAAGACCGACTGTATTATTGAACTCGGCGGAGAAGATGCAAAGATTCTGTTTCTGACCGGCGGCATGGAAATACGGATGAACGGTTCCTGTGCAGGAGGTACGGGTGCGTTTATTGACCAGATGGCAACCTTATTAAACATTTCCTTGGACGAGATGGATCAGCTCTCTGCTCAATATGAAAAAATTTATACAATCGCATCCCGCTGCGGCGTTTTCGCAAAAAGCGACATTCAGCCGCTGCTCAATCAAGGTGCGCGGAAAAGTGACCTTTGTGCCAGCATTTTTGCGGCTGTTGCCAACCAGACGATTGCCGGCCTTGCACAAGGGCGCCCGATTGCCGGAAATGTGCTTTACCTTGGAGGTCCGCTGACTTTTCTATCCGGATTACGGCGCGCTTTCGATACCGCGCTGAGAACAACCGGAACCTGTCCGGAAAACAGTCTATACTTTGTTGCGCTTGGCGCTGCTTACAGCAGTGAAATCGAAACAGACTTAGATACAGCACTCAAAAATATCAAGCAATACGGATCCAGTGGAAATTTCCGCAGTATTCCCCCTCTCTTTAAAGACAAAGAAGAATATCAGGAGTTTTTGGAACGTCACAATTCCTGCAAAGCGCCCAGAGGAGATCTTCTCACATATGACGGCCCTGCATTTTTAGGGGTTGATGCCGGTTCTACAACCATTAAAGCGGTGCTTCTCGGCAAAGACGGTGAAATTCTTGACAGCACCTACCAAAGTAATAGTGGAAATCCGGTTCCGGTCGTACGGGAATATCTGCTCTCTCTTTATCAAAAGAAGCCGGATTTAAAGATTGTCTCCAGCGCTGTAACCGGCTACGGCGAGGAGCTGCTCAAAAACGCTTTTGGACTCGACTACGGCATTGTAGAAACCATTGCACATTTTACAGCCGCCAAATGCTTTATGCCCGATGTTGACTTTGTCATTGATATCGGCGGTCAGGACATGAAATGCTTTAAAATTCGCCGTGGGGCAATTGATAATATCTTCTTAAATGAAGCCTGCTCTTCTGGCTGCGGTTCTTTCCTGCAAACCTTTGCCAATACTCTCGGTTATAAAATCGCTGATTTCGCAAAATTGGGCCTTTTTGCAAAACATCCTGTTGATTTGGGAAGCCGCTGCACGGTTTTCATGAACAGTCAGGTCAAACAAGCTCAAAAAGATGGCGCAACCACAGCGGATATTTCTGCCGGACTATCCGTAAGTGTTGTAAAAAATGCAATCTATAAAGTAATTCGTGCTGCCTCTGCTGAAGAGCTGGGCCGCAAAATCGTCGTTCAGGGAGGTACTTTCCTCAATGATGCCGTTTTAAGAGTCTTCGAAAACGAATTGGGCGTTGAAGTCGTCCGCCCTGATATTTCCGGACTAATGGGAGCCTATGGCGCTGCAATCTATGCAATCAAGAAGCAAAAAAAATCACCGCATCAAACTTCTTTGATTTCTCTCGCAGAACTAAACGATTTCAAACACGAAGTCAAAGTGACAAACTGTGGAATGTGCAGTAATCACTGCCGTTTGACCATCAATATCTTTGGCAATAACCGCCGCTTCATTGGCGGAAATCGCTGTGAGCGTCCGATAACCAAGAAAAGCGGGAGTGACGATTTAGATCTTTATGCTTATAAGCTTAAAAAGCTTCGCAGCTATGCACCAGTTCCCGGTCCACGCGGAAAAATTGGGATTCCGATGGGACTTAACTTTTACGAATTGCTGCCTTTCTGGCATGCTTTCTTTACCACGCTGGGATTCGAAGTTGTACTCTCTCCCCTTTCAAGCAGAGAACTATATATCCGTGGCCAAAGCACCATTCCCAGTGACACCGTCTGCTTCCCTGCAAAGCTGACCCACGGGCATGTTCTGAGTCTGCTTGATCAGGGAATTGATCATATCTTTTATCCCTGCATGAGTTATAATTTTGATGAAAAACTCGGCGACAACCATTATAATTGTCCTGTCGTCGCCTATTATCCGGAAGTCATTAATGCCAACACCGTCGCGCTTCAGGGAAAAACTTTTATCCATGACTATGTCGGAATTCATAGAAGACATGATTTCCCCAAAAAGATGCATAAAATCCTTGAAAAATATTATTCTGGAATTACTCTGCAGGAAGTCAAAAAAGCTTCTGATGCCGCCTACGACGCTTATAATGCTTATCTTTCCGATATTCGCGAAAAAGGAAACGAAATCATCAAAGAAGCGCGCAAAGAGAAAAAGCCGATCATTGTATTAAGTGGACGCCCCTATCACCTCGATCCCGAAATCAATCACGGAATCGATAAATTAATTATTTCTCTTGGAGCTGCCGTCATCAGCGAAGACGTCGTTAGCTGCCTAGTCAAGCGCTTTCATACCGGCGTTCTAAATCAGTGGACTTATCATGCCAGACTTTATGCTGCCGCTAAATACGTTAGCTCACAGAAAGATATGAATCTGGTTCAGTTGGTCTCCTTTGGCTGCGGCGTAGATGCCATCACAACGGATGAAGTCCGCAGCATTCTGGAAGCAAACGATAAGATTTATACGCAGATCAAAATTGACGAAATTACAAATTTGGGCGCCGTAAAAATTAGGCTTCGCAGCCTTTTTGCCGCCCTCGACCAGTGA
- a CDS encoding YebC/PmpR family DNA-binding transcriptional regulator, with protein sequence MSGHSKWNNIKRKKEKTDGAKAKVFTKIGRELSVAVKEGGGPDPNSNSKLKDCIAKAKAANVPNDNIERIIKKAAGEGNEHQFETINYEGYGPNGVAVIVEALTDNRNRTAADVRHAFDKFGGNLGTTGCVSFLFEKKGLLIIEREDRDEDHVMEDALEAGASDFQADEDVFEIYTEPEDFSGILDDLSAKGYEFETAEIEMIPSTYVKLPDEEAEQKMQKLLDSLEDNDDVQNVWHNWESSDVSDEE encoded by the coding sequence ATGTCAGGCCATTCAAAATGGAATAATATTAAGCGCAAAAAAGAGAAAACCGATGGCGCAAAGGCAAAAGTCTTTACTAAAATCGGACGTGAATTATCAGTTGCAGTAAAAGAGGGCGGCGGACCAGACCCCAACAGCAATTCTAAGCTGAAAGATTGTATCGCAAAGGCAAAAGCAGCCAATGTCCCAAATGATAATATTGAGCGTATCATTAAAAAAGCTGCTGGCGAAGGAAACGAACATCAATTTGAAACCATTAATTATGAAGGATATGGACCAAATGGCGTTGCTGTCATTGTAGAAGCATTGACAGATAATAGAAATCGTACGGCGGCCGATGTCCGACACGCATTTGATAAATTTGGCGGAAATCTGGGAACAACCGGATGTGTTTCGTTCTTATTTGAGAAAAAGGGACTGCTCATTATTGAGCGTGAAGACCGCGATGAAGATCACGTTATGGAAGATGCACTTGAGGCGGGAGCTTCCGATTTTCAGGCGGATGAAGATGTCTTTGAAATTTATACTGAGCCAGAAGATTTTTCTGGAATTTTAGATGATCTTTCTGCAAAGGGATATGAATTTGAAACTGCGGAAATTGAAATGATTCCGAGTACTTATGTAAAGCTTCCAGATGAAGAAGCGGAGCAGAAGATGCAGAAGCTCTTAGATAGTCTGGAAGATAATGATGACGTTCAAAACGTATGGCACAACTGGGAAAGTTCCGATGTTAGTGATGAAGAATAA
- a CDS encoding tyrosine-type recombinase/integrase — translation MLLDDSVKEFLFECQIRQYTKKTVKGYRNGLEFFVNYLKQVHQLTDIEQVKEYHLKAFFAYQVKRKRKESYLNGLIKVFRAFWKYLIEENYVFDNPVLKVSWMREQKTIIKTFSDTEVKHMLNVYPETEYMNMRNKAIMAMLFDTGIRCFELCCLPTDAIKDNYITIVNCKCKLDTPGRMVARVHAA, via the coding sequence ATGCTCTTAGATGACAGCGTAAAGGAATTCCTATTCGAGTGCCAAATAAGGCAGTACACAAAGAAAACCGTAAAGGGCTACAGAAACGGTTTGGAATTCTTTGTAAATTATCTGAAACAGGTTCATCAATTGACAGACATTGAACAAGTCAAGGAATATCACTTGAAAGCGTTCTTTGCCTATCAGGTCAAGCGCAAGCGAAAAGAATCATATCTCAATGGACTCATAAAGGTATTTCGTGCTTTCTGGAAATATCTTATTGAGGAAAATTATGTGTTTGATAATCCAGTGCTAAAAGTGAGTTGGATGCGTGAACAAAAAACCATTATCAAGACATTTAGTGATACAGAAGTAAAGCATATGTTGAATGTATATCCTGAAACAGAGTATATGAATATGAGAAACAAAGCAATTATGGCTATGCTTTTTGATACTGGAATCAGATGCTTTGAATTATGTTGTTTGCCGACTGATGCTATAAAAGACAATTACATTACAATCGTAAATTGCAAGTGCAAGTTGGACACCCCCGGTAGAATGGTAGCGAGGGTTCATGCAGCGTAG
- a CDS encoding IS30 family transposase produces MDCPDYITVEPERKPGQHLQREDRGAIERLRRLGYSNRAIARELNCSPSTVGNELRRGTPPRKSNKGRVPGYSAKRGQAVYRSNRSRCHKPHKVDSCTAFIDWVVQRVREHRWSLDACVGYARLHMLFKENEMMSTKTLYNELWAGGLSLSLFEVPDALKRRNTRGKSRINKRPKGRSIEERPDEVTARTVPGHWEADTVVGLRNGKEAVVFTLVERVTDNYIAMQIAGKTSEDVQAAMQALHAEFGDHFSSVFKTITADNGSEFENFAQTEQWGTMVYFTHPYSSWERPVNERHNGLLRDFIPKGTSIEKFSPAQVLTFADELNGRPRRRLGYQTPEELFDAFLDGVYAA; encoded by the coding sequence ATGGACTGCCCAGATTATATCACAGTGGAGCCAGAACGCAAGCCGGGACAGCATTTACAGCGAGAAGATAGAGGCGCAATTGAGCGGCTGCGCCGCCTTGGCTACTCAAATCGTGCAATCGCCAGAGAGCTTAACTGCTCACCAAGCACTGTAGGAAACGAGCTGCGTCGGGGCACACCGCCCCGCAAGAGCAACAAAGGCCGAGTGCCGGGCTATTCCGCAAAGCGAGGACAGGCGGTGTACAGGTCAAACAGGAGCCGGTGCCATAAGCCCCATAAGGTGGATAGCTGCACTGCTTTCATCGACTGGGTCGTGCAGCGGGTCAGAGAGCATCGCTGGTCTTTGGATGCCTGCGTGGGTTATGCAAGGCTTCACATGTTATTCAAGGAAAATGAGATGATGAGCACTAAGACTCTCTACAACGAACTGTGGGCTGGAGGCTTGTCATTATCTCTGTTTGAGGTGCCGGATGCCCTGAAACGCCGTAACACCAGAGGAAAGAGCCGAATCAACAAGCGTCCCAAGGGTCGTAGTATTGAGGAACGTCCCGATGAGGTCACTGCCCGTACTGTGCCGGGTCACTGGGAAGCCGATACTGTCGTTGGCCTACGAAACGGCAAAGAAGCGGTTGTATTTACTCTCGTTGAAAGAGTGACTGACAACTACATTGCCATGCAGATTGCCGGAAAGACCAGCGAGGATGTACAAGCCGCTATGCAGGCGCTTCACGCCGAGTTTGGCGACCATTTCAGCAGTGTTTTCAAAACCATCACTGCCGATAACGGCTCAGAGTTTGAGAACTTCGCTCAGACTGAACAGTGGGGCACAATGGTTTACTTTACACATCCGTATTCGTCATGGGAGCGCCCTGTAAACGAGCGCCACAATGGCCTGCTGCGGGACTTCATTCCCAAGGGAACCTCCATTGAAAAGTTCTCCCCGGCGCAGGTCCTGACCTTTGCTGACGAGCTAAATGGGCGCCCACGCAGGCGGCTTGGATACCAGACACCGGAGGAGCTTTTTGATGCTTTCTTGGACGGCGTCTACGCTGCATGA
- a CDS encoding tyrosine-type recombinase/integrase — protein MTIYGKGKKERQVGKSPYLSKILMKYERTKKYYFEFKNVKYNNYFLSRTGRPLTVEAVERIVKIAGNKAKVSDTIRCSPHTCRHWFAQAQLRNGIDVYSLSRLMGHENIKITQRYLEGLRDSQIVGESIKTSPLMNL, from the coding sequence ATTACAATTTATGGCAAAGGCAAAAAAGAAAGACAAGTCGGTAAATCACCTTATCTGTCTAAAATCCTTATGAAATATGAGCGTACTAAGAAATATTACTTTGAATTCAAAAATGTAAAATATAATAACTACTTTTTATCAAGGACAGGCAGACCATTGACAGTTGAAGCCGTTGAACGTATTGTAAAAATTGCAGGGAATAAAGCAAAGGTATCGGATACTATAAGATGCAGTCCACATACTTGCCGACATTGGTTTGCACAGGCACAATTGAGGAATGGCATAGATGTGTATTCCCTTAGTAGATTGATGGGGCATGAGAATATCAAAATAACTCAACGCTATCTTGAAGGATTAAGAGATAGTCAAATTGTAGGTGAATCTATTAAGACCAGTCCGTTAATGAATCTGTAA
- a CDS encoding Ig-like domain-containing protein → MYDTLFTAFMDTLNREGKSINDYQNNTPYNVIFRKNKDTNSFQDRVTIFYPVLSDIHAGQLLSYSNKIYLAINKETAENGIYYKSDLLKTNAVIHTIINSKEINMPVYAYDIADGLTQKNNVMSLISGNIHIIAEPNSTIKSLSIDNEFDAVGRHWKIDNIISKDNVIHLYCEVWATTSHTYTVTITANDSYHRGESAQLTAVAKQDDTIVNNISFIWTSSDTSLATVDNTGLVKFLADGNVTITATWTSQNVSGTKAITITEPDSYSLSITANDSYTTADTPTLTATAQKNGTTDSTATITWISSDTSIATIDSTGKATFLKAGNVTFTATWIQQNVTATKSITVTQAVSGSCVVKANNGNTISTVQTIHYGYGSKYYYNAVFQDGSGNEVTGVTPAWTLINLNKITSSDITMSTVSGYPLRIGISLKNNSSIAGATFTLHLASTTGTYGSYDVNCKVAF, encoded by the coding sequence ATGTATGATACACTTTTTACTGCTTTTATGGACACGCTTAATAGGGAAGGAAAATCTATAAACGACTATCAAAATAACACGCCATATAATGTAATATTTCGCAAGAATAAAGATACAAATTCTTTTCAAGACCGTGTTACAATTTTTTATCCGGTACTATCAGATATTCATGCAGGACAACTACTGTCTTATAGTAATAAAATTTATCTTGCAATTAATAAAGAAACAGCCGAAAACGGAATATATTACAAATCGGATTTACTAAAAACAAATGCAGTAATTCATACAATAATTAATTCAAAGGAAATTAATATGCCTGTCTATGCTTATGATATTGCAGATGGGCTGACACAAAAAAATAATGTAATGTCACTTATTAGCGGCAATATCCACATTATAGCAGAACCGAATTCAACTATAAAATCATTAAGTATTGATAATGAATTTGATGCAGTCGGCAGACACTGGAAGATAGACAATATCATTTCAAAGGATAATGTAATTCATTTGTATTGTGAAGTTTGGGCAACAACATCTCATACATATACGGTTACTATTACTGCAAATGATTCATATCACAGGGGAGAATCCGCACAATTAACGGCAGTTGCAAAACAGGATGATACCATAGTCAATAATATTTCCTTTATCTGGACTTCTTCTGATACATCTTTGGCAACAGTTGATAATACTGGACTTGTTAAATTCCTTGCTGATGGTAATGTGACTATAACAGCAACATGGACAAGTCAGAATGTAAGCGGAACAAAAGCGATTACAATTACTGAACCTGATTCTTATTCACTTTCTATTACTGCCAATGATTCCTACACAACAGCAGATACACCTACATTGACAGCGACAGCACAAAAGAATGGAACAACAGATTCTACAGCTACTATTACATGGATTTCCTCTGATACATCTATTGCAACGATTGACAGTACAGGCAAGGCCACATTCCTTAAAGCAGGAAATGTCACCTTTACTGCCACATGGATACAGCAGAATGTAACCGCTACAAAGTCAATTACTGTAACACAAGCAGTTAGTGGTTCTTGTGTTGTTAAAGCAAATAATGGTAATACAATAAGTACAGTTCAAACAATACACTATGGATATGGTTCAAAATATTATTATAATGCAGTATTTCAAGACGGTTCTGGTAATGAAGTTACAGGAGTAACTCCAGCATGGACATTAATTAATTTGAATAAAATAACAAGTTCTGATATTACTATGTCTACAGTTTCTGGTTATCCTTTAAGAATAGGAATATCATTAAAAAATAATAGCAGTATTGCAGGAGCAACATTTACATTACATCTTGCTTCAACAACTGGAACATATGGAAGTTATGATGTAAATTGTAAAGTGGCATTTTAG